One Anastrepha obliqua isolate idAnaObli1 chromosome 6, idAnaObli1_1.0, whole genome shotgun sequence DNA window includes the following coding sequences:
- the LOC129250120 gene encoding myb-like protein D: protein MCTNCSGNHPAYDKLCPKYQQSKEILKIQVENKCTMKEAITLYKNQIPSIIGGPSFASVTQNFNTLNQQQQNDSSQSLNNSKTNNLPPTEPQQLNPNLPNNTSQQNIEQNINHNNPLSNILTQLISNQQHTGNTTTCFTHENIYQQFNAFTANNTINNDNLLSPVDPLPALPIEQQDVNMESKTNTELPP from the coding sequence ATGTGCACAAATTGTTCCGGAAATCATCCAGCATATGATAAGCTTTGTCCAAAATACCAACAATCTAaagagattttaaaaattcaagttgaaaataaatgtacaaTGAAAGAAGCAATTACACTGTACAAAAACCAAATTCCTTCAATTATTGGTGGCCCCTCTTTCGCTTCtgttacacaaaattttaacacacttaatcaacaacaacaaaatgactCATCACAATCTCTaaacaattcaaaaacaaataatttaccTCCAACTGAACCGCAACAACTAAATCCTAATTTACCAAATAATACCTCTCAACAAAACATAGAACAAAACATAAATCATAATAATCCTCTCAGTAATATTCTCACCCAATTAATTTCCAACCAACAACATACAGGCAACACAACCACTTGCTTCACCCACGAAAATATTTATCAACAATTCAATGCATTCACAGCAAACAACACAATCAACAACGATAACCTGCTTTCTCCTGTTGATCCTCTACCAGCTCTCCCAATTGAGCAACAAGATGTTAATAtggaatcaaaaacaaatacagaaTTACCTCCCTAA